A window from Rana temporaria chromosome 8, aRanTem1.1, whole genome shotgun sequence encodes these proteins:
- the LOC120910415 gene encoding taste receptor type 2 member 40-like yields MLETKIVIMMLFDSIAMFVGGFGNMIILINCVLQAMREGLSPFILIAFTMCLNNSLLICFQVLMSISAYLQPMSALFHGVLMAFLCYSLWSSSWLSLYYQFKIVPSSSTVNAWVIRNFNVLIPCFMLSSRVIFVVVGFSSMFNEAYNFSTNSFNISTVLRNQTTNHLSSQVLLYCTFATLSILITFMSVMKILTSLRRHVRNMTKNSEVTTSFKAHYTAAKSIITLLVFNLFLFLSQVVGYLRGDLSWISTLKSIALSVLLTVCPYILIAGNKKLRTEVKKSSEHVMHMLGINSLLAKCSA; encoded by the coding sequence ATGTTGGAGACCAAAATTGTAATCATGATGCTTTTTGACAGCATTGCCATGTTTGTTGGAGGTTTTGGCAACATGATTATTTTAATTAACTGTGTGTTACAAGCGATGAGAGAAGGACTTTCTCCATTTATCCTAATAGCGTTCACAATGTGCCTAAATAACAGTTTGCTAATATGTTTTCAGGTTTTAATGTCCATTTCTGCATATCTTCAGCCAATGTCTGCACTCTTTCATGGAGTATTGATGGCATTTTTGTGCTACAGTCTTTGGTCATCCTCCTGGTTGTCCTTGTACTATCAGTTTAAGATAGTGCCCTCTTCATCAACAGTAAATGCCTGGGTGATACGTAACTTTAATGTCTTAATACCTTGCTTCATGTTGTCTTCAAGGGTGATCTTTGTGGTTGTTGGTTTCTCTTCGATGTTCAATGAAGCTTATAATTTTTCCACAAACTCTTTTAATATTTCCACTGTTTTAAGAAATCAGACAACCAATCATCTCTCTTCGCAGGTTCTGCTGTATTGCACATTTGCAACACTGTCAATTCTGATAACCTTTATGTCAGTGATGAAAATTCTAACCTCTCTTAGAAGACATGTACGCAACATGACAAAGAATTCAGAAGTGACCACTAGCTTCAAAGCTCACTACACAGCTGCCAAGTCCATCATAACACTCCTAGTGTTTAACTTGTTCTTGTTTCTGTCCCAAGTTGTTGGTTACCTGAGAGGAGATTTGTCTTGGATATCTACCTTGAAAAGTATTGCACTCTCTGTACTATTAACCGTGTGTCCATATATATTGATTGCAGGCAACAAAAAGCTAAGGACTGAAGTAAAGAAATCTTCTGAACATGTTATGCATATGTTGGGCATCAACAGCCTTTTAGCTAAATGTTCTGCTTAG